The DNA region CTCACCTCCTTCATAAGAGTTTTCATCAATTTTTATAAGTACGTTAATATCAGGGTTGATATTCTTAAAATTATACCATTCATCACTTTTTACCCAAGTGCTATCCAAATGTTTTGTAGATGTATGTTTTCTATCAATTACATTCAAAGTTGCTTCTTGAATTTTTGGGTGATTCTTGAAATAAGCACCCACTAACTTGCCGTACCAAGCCCAATCGTATTCTGTATCCGTAGCTGAATGAACCCCTACAAAACCACCTCCAGCTTGGATATAACGTTCAAAATGAGACTGCTGGGTTGGGTTTAAAACATCACCAGTTGTATTTAAGAATATAACTGCTGAATACGTTTTTAATTTTTCTTCGCTAAAAAAGTCAGCATTTTTTGTAGTGTCTACTATAAAACCATTTTCTGACCCCATTTTTTGTAAGGCTGCAATTCCGGCAGGAATTGAACCATGAACATGTCCAGCTGTTTTACTAAAAACCAGCACTTTTTTTTCTTTGGATTTTGGGGTACACGAAAAAGCCATTATTAAGACAATAACGGCAGCTAATTTTAAGATATATTTCATTTTTGGAATTGCTTAGTACACAAATGTACCAAATTCACTTTTAATAGTTAGTTTTTTGCTTGGAGAAGCCCCAACTTTTCCAATAATTTGAGCGTCAACATTAAAAGAATTAGAAATTTTTATAATATCCTCAGCTATTTTTTCAGGTAGGTACAATTCCATTCTGTGGCCGCAATTAAATACCTGATACATTTCTTTCCAATCCGTATTTGATTGTTCTTGAATCAATTGGAATAAAGGAGGTATGTCAAACAAATTGTCTTTTATGATATGTAAATTGTCGATAAAATGTAAAATTTTGGTTTGGGCACCACCACTGCAATGTACCATTCCACTGATTTGAGAACGGTGTTTTTTCAATATTTCACTGATAATAGGTGCGTAAGTTCTTGTTGGAGAAAGTACCAGCTTACCCGCATCTATTGGCGAATTTTCTATAGTATCCGTAAGTTTTACATTGCCAGAATATACCAAATCTTCTGGTACGGCATGGTCATAACTTTCAGGATATTTGTCAGCCAAATACTTTCCAAAAACATCATGACGGGCAGAAGTTAGGCCGTTACTGCCCATTCCGCCATTGTATTCGGTTTCGTAAGTTGCCTGACCAAAAGAAGAAAGCCCAACAATGACATCGCCGGCTTTAATATTGGCGTTATCGATCACATCACTACGCTTCATTCTTGCGGTAACTGTAGAGTCCACGATAATAGTTCTGACCAAGTCACCTACATCTGCAGTTTCGCCTCCGGTAGATTTTATGGTAACACCGTGTTTTTCTAAATCGGAAATCAATTCTTCGGTACCGTTGATTATGGCAGAAATTACTTCTCCAGGTATTAAATTTTTATTCCGACCAATTGTTGAAGACAATATTATATTATCAGTTGCCCCAACACAAAGTAAATCATCAATATTCATAATCAATGCGTCTTGGGCTATGCCTTTCCATACAGAAATGTCTCCCGTTTCCTTCCAATACATATAGGCTAATGACGATTTTGTTCCCGCCCCGTCGGCATGCATAACAAGACAATAATCATTATCATTGGTCAGGTAATCGGGGACTATTTTACAGAATGCTTTTGGGAAAAGCCCTTTGTCTATATTACTTATGGCTTTGTGTACATCTTCTTTTGATGCAGAAACGCCTCTGAGGTTATATCGTTGGTCTGAAGATGAACTCATTTTTTTTATCAGTTTATTTTGAAAGGTATAGTTTTCTTTTTTTATAATCTATAATTGCATTGCCTTCTTCTAAAACATCGGCACCAATGAT from Aureibaculum sp. 2308TA14-22 includes:
- a CDS encoding AIR synthase related protein encodes the protein MSSSSDQRYNLRGVSASKEDVHKAISNIDKGLFPKAFCKIVPDYLTNDNDYCLVMHADGAGTKSSLAYMYWKETGDISVWKGIAQDALIMNIDDLLCVGATDNIILSSTIGRNKNLIPGEVISAIINGTEELISDLEKHGVTIKSTGGETADVGDLVRTIIVDSTVTARMKRSDVIDNANIKAGDVIVGLSSFGQATYETEYNGGMGSNGLTSARHDVFGKYLADKYPESYDHAVPEDLVYSGNVKLTDTIENSPIDAGKLVLSPTRTYAPIISEILKKHRSQISGMVHCSGGAQTKILHFIDNLHIIKDNLFDIPPLFQLIQEQSNTDWKEMYQVFNCGHRMELYLPEKIAEDIIKISNSFNVDAQIIGKVGASPSKKLTIKSEFGTFVY